A stretch of Arachis hypogaea cultivar Tifrunner chromosome 15, arahy.Tifrunner.gnm2.J5K5, whole genome shotgun sequence DNA encodes these proteins:
- the LOC112750481 gene encoding protein NSP-INTERACTING KINASE 1 isoform X2: MEKRQGNIAFFLLAFFLCFFMSTSSVTALLSSKGVNYEVVALIDLKSNLKDPRNVLSNWDDNAVDPCSWAMVSCSADRFVVTLAIPSQNLSGTLSPSIGNLTNLQTVLLQENNITGPIPSEIGRLQKLETLDLSENSFIGQLPDTLSHMNGLHYLRLNNNSFYGAIPSSLADMSQLAFLDISYNNLSGPVPRINAKSFNIVGNPQICNSNGLEQHCFKTTLIPSAINSSQDSQSSNGPKSHKMALAVASSLSCICLLILGFGLLLRWRQRYNKQIFFDVNEQHHEEVCLGNLKKFHFRELQVATNNFSSKNLVGKGGFGNVYKGYLPDGTAIAVKRLKDGNAIGGEIQFQTEVEMISLAVHRNLLRLYGFCMTATERLLVYPYMSNGSVAYRLKVKPGLDWGTRKRIAIGAARGLLYLHEQCDPKIIHRDVKAANILLDDYCEAVVGDFGLAKLLDHRDSHVTTAVRGTVGHIAPEYLSTGQSSEKTDVFGFGILLLELISGQRALEFGKAANQKGAMLDWVKKIHLEKKIDLLVDKELKNNYDRIELDEIVQVALLCTQYLPSHRPKMSEVVRMLEGDGLAEKWEASQTAESTRSRGNELSSSERYSDLTDDSSLLAQAMELSGPR; encoded by the exons ATGGAAAAGAGACAAGGGAACATAGCTTTCTTTCTTTTAGCTTTCTTCTTGTGCTTCTTCATGTCGACTTCTTCAGTTACTGCTTTGCTTTCTTCTAAAGGTGTTAATTATGAAG TTGTAGCTTTGATAGACTTGAAGAGCAATCTAAAGGATCCTCGTAATGTTCTTAGTAATTGGGATGATAATGCTGTTGATCCTTGCAGTTGGGCCATGGTTTCTTGTTCTGCTGATCGTTTTGTTGTTACTCT AGCAATTCCAAGCCAAAATTTATCTGGTACACTTTCACCAAGCATAGGCAACTTAACAAACCTTCAGACTGT gctATTGCAAGAGAATAATATAACAGGACCTATACCCTCTGAGATTGGGAGGCTACAGAAGCTTGAAACTCTTGATCTTTCTGAGAACTCTTTCATTGGTCAACTTCCAGATACTCTGTCCCATATGAATGGTCTCCATTATTT GCGGTTAAATAACAACAGTTTCTATGGAGCAATTCCTTCCTCTTTAGCTGATATGTCCCAGCTTGCCTTTCT GGACATCTCTTACAATAACTTGAGTGGACCAGTGCCTAGAATAAATGCAAAATCATTCAA TATTGTAGGCAATCCTCAAATATGTAATAGCAATGGACTCGAGCAGCACTGTTTCAAAACAACACTGATTCCTTCTGCCATTAATAGTTCTCAAG ATTCACAATCCTCCAATGGACCAAAGAGCCACAAAATGGCCTTGGCGGTTGCTTCAAGCCTAAGCTGCATCTGCTTACTAATTCTTGGGTTCGGACTCCTCCTTCGGTGGAGACAAAGATATAACAAGCAAATATTCTTTGATGTTAATG AACAACACCATGAAGAGGTTTGCCTAGGTAACCTGAAGAAATTCCATTTCAGAGAACTTCAAGTTGCAACAAACAACTTCAGCAGCAAGAACTTGGTTGGTAAAGGTGGTTTTGGAAATGTGTACAAAGGGTACCTTCCAGATGGTACAGCCATAGCAGTGAAGAGGCTCAAAGATGGTAATGCCATTGGAGGTGAGATCCAATTCCAGACAGAAGTTGAGATGATCAGCTTAGCTGTCCATCGGAATCTCCTTCGCCTTTATGGATTTTGCATGACAGCAACGGAGAGGCTCTTGGTTTACCCCTACATGTCCAACGGCAGTGTCGCCTACCGTCTTAAAG TGAAGCCAGGCCTGGATTGGGGTACAAGGAAGAGAATAGCAATAGGAGCTGCAAGAGGATTGCTATATCTGCATGAGCAGTGTGATCCAAAGATTATTCATAGGGATGTGAAAGCTGCTAACATCTTGCTGGATGATTACTGTGAGGCAGTTGTAGGAGATTTTGGACTGGCAAAGTTGTTGGATCACCGCGACTCGCACGTGACAACGGCCGTTAGAGGGACTGTAGGGCACATAGCCCCTGAGTATCTCTCAACTGGTCAGTCCTCTGAGAAAACTGATGTCTTTGGCTTTGGAATCCTTCTTCTTGAGCTCATTTCTGGCCAAAGAGCCCTTGAATTTGGCAAAGCAGCAAATCAGAAAGGAGCTATGCTTGATTGG GTGAAGAAGATCCATCTAGAGAAGAAAATAGACTTGCTAGTTGACAAGGAACTGAAGAATAACTATGACAGGATTGAGCTTGATGAGATTGTTCAAGTAGCTTTGTTATGCACTCAATACCTTCCAAGCCATAGGCCAAAGATGTCTGAGGTAGTTAGGATGCTTGAAGGAGATGGTCTTGCTGAGAAATGGGAGGCATCACAGACAGCAGAGTCGACTCGAAGCAGAGGGAATGAACTCTCTTCTTCCGAGCGATACTCCGATCTCACTGATGACTCTTCATTGCTTGCCCAAGCAATGGAACTTTCCGGACCAAGATGA
- the LOC112750481 gene encoding protein NSP-INTERACTING KINASE 1 isoform X1, producing MEKRQGNIAFFLLAFFLCFFMSTSSVTALLSSKGVNYEVVALIDLKSNLKDPRNVLSNWDDNAVDPCSWAMVSCSADRFVVTLAIPSQNLSGTLSPSIGNLTNLQTVLLQENNITGPIPSEIGRLQKLETLDLSENSFIGQLPDTLSHMNGLHYLRLNNNSFYGAIPSSLADMSQLAFLDISYNNLSGPVPRINAKSFNIVGNPQICNSNGLEQHCFKTTLIPSAINSSQDSQSSNGPKSHKMALAVASSLSCICLLILGFGLLLRWRQRYNKQIFFDVNVSEQHHEEVCLGNLKKFHFRELQVATNNFSSKNLVGKGGFGNVYKGYLPDGTAIAVKRLKDGNAIGGEIQFQTEVEMISLAVHRNLLRLYGFCMTATERLLVYPYMSNGSVAYRLKVKPGLDWGTRKRIAIGAARGLLYLHEQCDPKIIHRDVKAANILLDDYCEAVVGDFGLAKLLDHRDSHVTTAVRGTVGHIAPEYLSTGQSSEKTDVFGFGILLLELISGQRALEFGKAANQKGAMLDWVKKIHLEKKIDLLVDKELKNNYDRIELDEIVQVALLCTQYLPSHRPKMSEVVRMLEGDGLAEKWEASQTAESTRSRGNELSSSERYSDLTDDSSLLAQAMELSGPR from the exons ATGGAAAAGAGACAAGGGAACATAGCTTTCTTTCTTTTAGCTTTCTTCTTGTGCTTCTTCATGTCGACTTCTTCAGTTACTGCTTTGCTTTCTTCTAAAGGTGTTAATTATGAAG TTGTAGCTTTGATAGACTTGAAGAGCAATCTAAAGGATCCTCGTAATGTTCTTAGTAATTGGGATGATAATGCTGTTGATCCTTGCAGTTGGGCCATGGTTTCTTGTTCTGCTGATCGTTTTGTTGTTACTCT AGCAATTCCAAGCCAAAATTTATCTGGTACACTTTCACCAAGCATAGGCAACTTAACAAACCTTCAGACTGT gctATTGCAAGAGAATAATATAACAGGACCTATACCCTCTGAGATTGGGAGGCTACAGAAGCTTGAAACTCTTGATCTTTCTGAGAACTCTTTCATTGGTCAACTTCCAGATACTCTGTCCCATATGAATGGTCTCCATTATTT GCGGTTAAATAACAACAGTTTCTATGGAGCAATTCCTTCCTCTTTAGCTGATATGTCCCAGCTTGCCTTTCT GGACATCTCTTACAATAACTTGAGTGGACCAGTGCCTAGAATAAATGCAAAATCATTCAA TATTGTAGGCAATCCTCAAATATGTAATAGCAATGGACTCGAGCAGCACTGTTTCAAAACAACACTGATTCCTTCTGCCATTAATAGTTCTCAAG ATTCACAATCCTCCAATGGACCAAAGAGCCACAAAATGGCCTTGGCGGTTGCTTCAAGCCTAAGCTGCATCTGCTTACTAATTCTTGGGTTCGGACTCCTCCTTCGGTGGAGACAAAGATATAACAAGCAAATATTCTTTGATGTTAATG TTTCAGAACAACACCATGAAGAGGTTTGCCTAGGTAACCTGAAGAAATTCCATTTCAGAGAACTTCAAGTTGCAACAAACAACTTCAGCAGCAAGAACTTGGTTGGTAAAGGTGGTTTTGGAAATGTGTACAAAGGGTACCTTCCAGATGGTACAGCCATAGCAGTGAAGAGGCTCAAAGATGGTAATGCCATTGGAGGTGAGATCCAATTCCAGACAGAAGTTGAGATGATCAGCTTAGCTGTCCATCGGAATCTCCTTCGCCTTTATGGATTTTGCATGACAGCAACGGAGAGGCTCTTGGTTTACCCCTACATGTCCAACGGCAGTGTCGCCTACCGTCTTAAAG TGAAGCCAGGCCTGGATTGGGGTACAAGGAAGAGAATAGCAATAGGAGCTGCAAGAGGATTGCTATATCTGCATGAGCAGTGTGATCCAAAGATTATTCATAGGGATGTGAAAGCTGCTAACATCTTGCTGGATGATTACTGTGAGGCAGTTGTAGGAGATTTTGGACTGGCAAAGTTGTTGGATCACCGCGACTCGCACGTGACAACGGCCGTTAGAGGGACTGTAGGGCACATAGCCCCTGAGTATCTCTCAACTGGTCAGTCCTCTGAGAAAACTGATGTCTTTGGCTTTGGAATCCTTCTTCTTGAGCTCATTTCTGGCCAAAGAGCCCTTGAATTTGGCAAAGCAGCAAATCAGAAAGGAGCTATGCTTGATTGG GTGAAGAAGATCCATCTAGAGAAGAAAATAGACTTGCTAGTTGACAAGGAACTGAAGAATAACTATGACAGGATTGAGCTTGATGAGATTGTTCAAGTAGCTTTGTTATGCACTCAATACCTTCCAAGCCATAGGCCAAAGATGTCTGAGGTAGTTAGGATGCTTGAAGGAGATGGTCTTGCTGAGAAATGGGAGGCATCACAGACAGCAGAGTCGACTCGAAGCAGAGGGAATGAACTCTCTTCTTCCGAGCGATACTCCGATCTCACTGATGACTCTTCATTGCTTGCCCAAGCAATGGAACTTTCCGGACCAAGATGA